A genomic window from Dechloromonas sp. A34 includes:
- the cysK gene encoding cysteine synthase A, giving the protein MSKWFADNSQPIGRTSLVKLNRIIDGAQATVLAKVEGRNPAYSVKDRIGKALIEDAEQRGLLGPGKELVEPTSGNTGIALAFVAAAKGIPLTLTMPETMSLERRKLLTAFGAKLVLTEGAKGMGGAIAKAEEIAASDPKYVLLQQFKNPANPAIHETTTGPEIWNDTAGAIDILVSGVGTGGTITGVSRYIKQTQGKAIQSVAVEPTASPVLTQARAGEPIKPGPHKIQGIGAGFVPAVLDLSLVDAVEQVSNEDAVLYARRLAREEGIISGISSGAAVAAASRLARKPENAGKTIVVVLPDSGERYLSSILFEGLFNEAGLAV; this is encoded by the coding sequence ATGTCCAAATGGTTTGCAGATAACTCGCAGCCGATCGGCCGTACCTCGCTGGTCAAATTGAACCGCATCATCGACGGGGCCCAGGCCACCGTGCTCGCCAAGGTCGAGGGCCGCAACCCGGCCTACTCGGTCAAGGACCGGATCGGCAAGGCACTGATCGAGGACGCCGAACAGCGCGGCCTGCTGGGCCCCGGCAAGGAACTGGTCGAGCCGACCTCCGGCAATACCGGCATCGCGCTGGCCTTCGTTGCCGCCGCCAAGGGCATTCCGCTGACCCTGACCATGCCCGAAACGATGAGCCTCGAACGCCGCAAGCTGCTCACCGCCTTCGGTGCCAAGCTGGTGCTGACCGAAGGCGCCAAAGGCATGGGCGGCGCCATTGCCAAGGCCGAGGAAATCGCCGCGTCCGACCCGAAGTACGTTCTGCTGCAGCAATTCAAGAATCCGGCCAACCCGGCCATTCACGAAACTACCACCGGCCCGGAAATCTGGAACGACACCGCGGGCGCTATCGACATCCTGGTCTCCGGTGTCGGCACCGGCGGCACCATTACCGGCGTTTCGCGCTACATCAAGCAGACCCAGGGCAAGGCGATCCAGTCGGTGGCCGTCGAGCCGACTGCCAGCCCGGTGCTGACCCAGGCCCGCGCCGGCGAGCCGATCAAGCCCGGGCCGCACAAGATCCAGGGCATCGGCGCCGGTTTCGTCCCGGCCGTCCTCGACCTCTCGCTGGTCGATGCCGTCGAACAGGTCTCCAATGAAGATGCCGTGCTTTACGCCCGTCGCCTGGCCAGGGAAGAGGGCATCATTTCCGGGATTTCCAGCGGCGCCGCCGTCGCTGCCGCCAGCCGACTGGCCCGGAAGCCGGAGAACGCCGGCAAGACCATCGTCGTCGTGTTGCCTGATTCCGGCGAGCGCTACCTGAGTTCCATCCTATTCGAAGGGCTGTTCAACGAGGCCGGATTAGCGGTATGA
- a CDS encoding DUF2325 domain-containing protein, whose translation MSALIVGGDRVGSYKAFLAEQGYVPVRHWSGRKQSECHRQIPLDTRVIVVMVDQVNHGLAKKIRQGAEAMAVPIVFSRRSVGQLGSALAGVAA comes from the coding sequence ATGTCGGCATTGATCGTCGGTGGTGACCGGGTCGGGTCGTACAAGGCGTTTCTCGCCGAGCAGGGTTATGTCCCGGTTCGGCACTGGAGCGGGCGCAAGCAGAGCGAATGTCATCGCCAGATTCCGCTCGATACGCGAGTCATCGTGGTCATGGTCGACCAGGTCAATCACGGTCTGGCCAAGAAGATCCGCCAGGGGGCCGAAGCCATGGCGGTGCCCATTGTCTTCAGCCGGCGCAGCGTCGGCCAGCTGGGTAGTGCACTGGCCGGTGTCGCTGCCTGA
- a CDS encoding helix-turn-helix transcriptional regulator, with product MRAARKQLALTQAQLALAAGVGVRFIVDLEAGKPTLRLAQVLRVIDALGGELALNGLPVPSAGGGDSHDA from the coding sequence TTGCGCGCGGCACGCAAGCAACTCGCCCTGACGCAGGCGCAACTGGCGCTGGCGGCCGGGGTCGGGGTGCGTTTCATCGTCGACCTCGAAGCCGGCAAGCCGACGCTGCGCCTGGCGCAGGTGCTGCGCGTCATCGATGCGCTGGGCGGCGAGCTGGCGCTCAACGGCCTGCCGGTGCCGAGCGCCGGCGGCGGAGACAGCCATGACGCTTGA
- a CDS encoding type II toxin-antitoxin system HipA family toxin — MTLELAVWLFAYAVGTLSLSEGRLAFQYRTDWLQRPDALALSASLPLQAEAFDDHQARPFFAGLLPEGRLRRLIAQQLHVSGQNDFALLDSIGGECAGAITFLPPGQPLPAPAAEDAVRWLDDNEIVAMLDELPRRPMLAGKDGLRLSLAGAQDKLPVVFDGQRLGLPQSGRPSTHILKPPIHGLADTVANEAFCLALAEAMKFPTARSQIGQVGNRCFLLVERYDRPPQPQEPASRLHQEDFCQALGVVPEMKYQNEGGPDLARCFDLLRRVTRPSAPQVLRLLDAVVFNALIGNHDAHAKNFSLLYSGRSPVLAPLYDILCTAAYPDLTPKMAMKIGSKYKFAEVQARHWDQFAEGAGLARAQSRKRVGELARALPAAARKLQAQAGRGFAGLPLIEQIVSLIEQRAALTLRRLQDNTG, encoded by the coding sequence ATGACGCTTGAGTTGGCGGTCTGGCTGTTTGCCTATGCGGTCGGCACGCTGTCGCTGAGCGAGGGGCGCCTGGCTTTCCAGTACCGCACCGACTGGCTGCAACGGCCCGACGCCCTGGCGTTGTCCGCTTCCCTCCCCTTGCAGGCCGAGGCTTTCGACGACCACCAGGCGCGCCCTTTTTTCGCTGGCCTGTTGCCGGAAGGCCGATTGCGCCGACTGATCGCGCAGCAGTTGCATGTTTCCGGCCAGAACGACTTTGCGCTGCTCGACAGCATTGGCGGCGAATGTGCCGGGGCGATCACTTTCCTGCCACCGGGGCAGCCCCTGCCGGCGCCGGCCGCTGAAGATGCGGTGCGCTGGCTGGATGACAACGAAATCGTCGCCATGCTCGACGAGTTGCCCCGCCGCCCGATGCTGGCTGGCAAGGATGGCCTGCGCCTCTCGCTGGCCGGCGCCCAGGACAAGTTGCCGGTGGTCTTCGACGGCCAGCGCCTCGGCTTGCCGCAGAGCGGGCGGCCAAGTACGCACATCCTCAAACCGCCGATTCATGGGCTGGCAGACACAGTCGCCAACGAGGCTTTCTGCCTGGCCCTGGCCGAGGCGATGAAGTTCCCGACGGCGCGCTCGCAGATCGGCCAGGTCGGCAACCGCTGCTTCCTGCTGGTCGAGCGTTACGACCGCCCGCCCCAGCCGCAGGAGCCGGCCAGCCGCCTGCACCAGGAGGATTTCTGCCAGGCGCTGGGCGTGGTGCCGGAGATGAAATACCAGAACGAGGGCGGCCCCGACCTGGCCCGCTGCTTCGATCTGCTGCGCCGCGTCACCCGGCCCAGCGCGCCGCAAGTGCTGCGCCTGCTCGACGCCGTGGTGTTCAACGCGCTGATCGGCAACCACGATGCCCACGCCAAGAACTTCTCGCTGCTTTACAGCGGCCGCTCGCCGGTACTGGCACCGCTCTACGACATCCTGTGCACGGCGGCGTACCCGGATTTGACGCCGAAAATGGCCATGAAGATCGGCAGCAAGTACAAGTTCGCCGAGGTGCAGGCGCGGCACTGGGATCAGTTCGCCGAGGGTGCCGGTCTGGCCCGGGCGCAAAGCCGCAAACGCGTCGGAGAACTGGCCCGTGCCCTGCCGGCGGCAGCCCGCAAGCTGCAGGCGCAAGCCGGCCGGGGCTTTGCTGGCCTGCCGCTGATCGAGCAGATCGTCAGCTTGATCGAGCAACGGGCGGCGCTGACTCTGCGCCGGCTGCAGGACAACACCGGCTAG
- a CDS encoding ATP-binding cassette domain-containing protein, producing the protein MKIDNREWDEVRATQPRGQGLSIGVRQLKKRFGERQVLHGLDLDIAAGEFVAIVGRSGCGKSTLLRQLAGLDEVSNGAIRLDGKSAGVLKDDVRMMFQDARLLPWRTVIQNVAIGLAGSKPEVRERALAVLGQVGLADRADEWPSRLSGGQRQRVALARALIHRPRLLLLDEPLGALDALTRIEMQRLIESLWKQHRFTALLVTHDVSEAVALGDRIVLIEDGRITLDEKVALARPREHGEAQFAQLESRVLKRLMTVAAINNRNQIRGRITEIVIDSVLSEVRVLTPGGLVSATVLTRSLSEQPLEVGAEVLATFKSNEVMLAT; encoded by the coding sequence ATGAAAATCGACAATCGTGAATGGGACGAGGTCCGCGCCACCCAGCCCCGGGGGCAGGGGCTGAGCATCGGCGTGCGCCAGCTGAAAAAACGCTTTGGCGAACGCCAGGTGCTGCATGGCCTCGATCTCGACATCGCAGCCGGTGAATTCGTCGCCATCGTCGGGCGTAGCGGTTGCGGCAAGAGCACCTTGCTGCGCCAGTTGGCCGGGCTGGATGAGGTGAGCAACGGCGCCATCCGGCTCGACGGAAAATCGGCCGGCGTGCTCAAAGACGATGTCCGCATGATGTTCCAGGATGCGCGGCTGCTGCCGTGGCGGACGGTTATCCAGAACGTCGCCATCGGCCTCGCCGGGTCGAAGCCCGAGGTTCGCGAGCGGGCGCTCGCGGTGCTGGGGCAGGTGGGCCTGGCCGATCGCGCCGACGAATGGCCGAGCCGCCTCTCCGGCGGCCAGCGCCAGCGGGTGGCCCTGGCCCGGGCGCTGATCCACCGGCCGCGCCTGCTGCTGCTCGACGAGCCGCTGGGCGCGCTGGATGCCTTGACCCGTATCGAAATGCAGCGCCTGATCGAGAGCCTCTGGAAGCAGCACCGCTTTACGGCCCTGTTGGTCACCCACGACGTATCGGAGGCCGTGGCACTCGGCGATCGCATCGTGTTGATCGAGGACGGCCGGATCACGCTCGATGAAAAGGTGGCGCTGGCGCGCCCTCGCGAACACGGCGAAGCACAGTTCGCGCAACTGGAAAGCCGTGTGCTGAAGCGCCTGATGACGGTCGCGGCGATCAATAACCGCAATCAGATCCGCGGTCGCATTACCGAAATCGTCATCGATAGTGTGCTTTCCGAAGTCCGCGTTCTGACCCCTGGCGGGCTGGTCAGCGCGACGGTACTGACCCGTTCGCTGAGCGAGCAACCCCTGGAAGTCGGGGCCGAGGTGCTGGCGACTTTCAAATCCAACGAGGTGATGCTGGCCACTTGA
- the ssuC gene encoding aliphatic sulfonate ABC transporter permease SsuC translates to MHRINKLLGRVRGVLIPWLLPVAILVAWEIAARLGWLSSRILPEPFAVLKAGLALSASGELWQHVRVSSWRALTGFAIGGGLGLLLGLLTGSFRQVEIALDTTLQMIRNIPPLALIPLVILWFGIDETAKLFLISLGVFFSVYINTFHGIRAVDPALIEMGKSYGLKGWSLYREVILPGALSSILVGVRYALGFMWVILIVAETISAQSGIGYMTMNAREFLQTDVVLLGILLYALLGKLADAAARLLERHWLRWNTSFSAA, encoded by the coding sequence ATGCATCGAATCAATAAACTTCTTGGCCGGGTGCGTGGTGTGCTGATCCCCTGGCTGCTGCCCGTCGCCATCCTGGTCGCCTGGGAAATCGCGGCGCGCCTCGGCTGGCTTTCCAGCCGCATCCTGCCCGAGCCGTTTGCCGTGTTGAAGGCGGGGCTTGCGCTTTCGGCGAGCGGGGAATTGTGGCAACACGTCCGGGTCAGCTCCTGGCGCGCGCTGACCGGTTTCGCCATCGGCGGCGGGCTCGGGCTGTTGCTCGGGCTGCTGACCGGTTCGTTCCGCCAGGTCGAAATCGCCCTCGACACCACGCTGCAGATGATCCGCAACATCCCGCCGCTGGCGCTGATCCCGCTGGTCATCCTGTGGTTCGGCATCGACGAGACGGCGAAGCTTTTCCTGATCTCGCTGGGCGTGTTCTTCTCGGTCTACATCAACACCTTCCATGGCATCCGCGCGGTCGACCCGGCGCTGATCGAAATGGGCAAGAGCTATGGCCTGAAGGGCTGGTCGCTGTACCGCGAAGTCATCCTGCCCGGCGCGCTGTCGTCGATTCTGGTCGGCGTGCGCTATGCGCTGGGTTTCATGTGGGTGATCTTGATCGTCGCCGAGACCATTTCGGCGCAGTCCGGCATCGGCTACATGACGATGAACGCCCGGGAGTTCCTGCAGACCGACGTCGTGCTGCTCGGCATCCTGCTCTATGCGCTGCTCGGCAAGCTCGCCGACGCCGCCGCCCGCCTGCTCGAACGCCACTGGTTGCGGTGGAACACCTCCTTTAGCGCGGCTTGA
- a CDS encoding TOBE domain-containing protein has translation MTIQSINARNQFKGKIKEIVEGPVVSEVDVETPFGIVTSVITTRSVKELQLKVGVEVLALVKATEVSIAKL, from the coding sequence ATGACCATCCAGTCCATCAATGCCCGCAACCAGTTCAAGGGCAAGATCAAGGAAATCGTCGAAGGGCCGGTCGTCTCCGAAGTCGATGTCGAGACGCCCTTCGGCATCGTCACCTCGGTGATCACCACGCGCTCGGTCAAGGAACTGCAGCTCAAGGTCGGCGTCGAGGTGCTCGCCCTGGTCAAGGCCACCGAAGTCTCCATCGCCAAACTGTAA
- a CDS encoding amidohydrolase family protein yields the protein MSTTTQKIIDFRSRPAFLAEFYGATPGTAGYDTARWLNRRTGSLDDAHFHASFTLDGYLEEIRQSGIIRAVVVGRDTPGLVVGNQRIAELCAGHPELVGLGSVDPQARGVTAALASVEHAIKGLGQKGINLEPGFGAPALHADDLLFLPIYDACQELGVPVCLMSGPTTPDLAYNDPAAVGRVARAFPRLSIICYHGFWPRVNEIIGVAFRYENVHLCPDMYLFAPGSAAYVEAANGVLREQFLFGTSYPFRAMRQTVDDFLRLGWKDEVLDKLLYGNAKRLLQL from the coding sequence ATGAGCACGACAACCCAGAAAATTATCGATTTTCGCAGTCGCCCGGCTTTCCTGGCCGAGTTCTACGGCGCCACGCCGGGTACGGCGGGTTACGACACCGCCCGCTGGCTCAACCGGCGCACCGGTTCGCTGGACGACGCCCATTTCCACGCCTCCTTCACGCTGGATGGCTATCTCGAGGAAATCCGGCAGAGCGGCATTATCCGGGCCGTCGTGGTCGGCCGCGACACGCCGGGCCTGGTAGTCGGCAACCAGCGCATCGCCGAGTTGTGCGCCGGCCATCCCGAACTTGTCGGGCTCGGTTCGGTCGATCCGCAGGCCCGGGGCGTCACGGCGGCGCTCGCCAGCGTCGAGCACGCGATCAAGGGCTTGGGACAAAAGGGGATCAATCTCGAACCCGGTTTCGGCGCGCCGGCGCTGCATGCCGACGATCTGCTGTTTCTGCCGATCTACGACGCCTGTCAGGAGCTGGGGGTGCCGGTCTGCCTGATGTCGGGGCCGACGACGCCTGATCTCGCTTACAACGATCCGGCTGCCGTCGGTCGCGTCGCCCGGGCCTTTCCCCGGCTCTCCATCATCTGCTACCACGGCTTCTGGCCGCGGGTGAACGAGATCATCGGCGTCGCCTTCCGCTACGAGAACGTTCATCTCTGTCCCGACATGTATCTGTTCGCGCCGGGCAGCGCCGCCTATGTCGAAGCGGCGAATGGCGTGTTGCGCGAGCAGTTCCTGTTCGGCACGTCCTATCCCTTCCGGGCGATGCGCCAGACGGTCGATGACTTCCTGCGGCTGGGATGGAAGGATGAGGTTCTCGACAAGCTGCTCTACGGCAACGCCAAACGTCTGTTGCAGCTGTAA
- a CDS encoding sulfonate ABC transporter substrate-binding protein, with protein MNTIQTTTPGRLRRALQRLAGLLAVAATASGALVGPAGAEPAAHAPKELRIGYQKYGTLVILKALGTLEKRLADKGVAVKWTEFPFGPPLLEAINVGSIDVGTVGESPPIFAQAAGADLVYIGNEPPAASAEALVVPKDSPVKSVAELKGKRVAVAKGSNANFLLVKVLENAGFKYSDIEVTYLAPADARAAFESGRVAAWAIWDPFLAAAEKQLNARVLVDGKGAVANHQFYLSARAYAEKYPDIVHILLDEIDKVDQWGKQNPGEVAKFIAPLIGIDLPVIDRAAHRLSYGVKPVTPEVLAAQQKIADKFFELKLVPKHVRVADAAWNQGVKQVAGK; from the coding sequence ATGAACACGATTCAGACAACTACACCCGGTCGGCTGCGGCGCGCTCTCCAACGCCTGGCCGGCCTACTGGCGGTTGCCGCGACAGCGAGCGGTGCCCTGGTCGGGCCGGCGGGCGCCGAGCCCGCTGCCCATGCACCAAAGGAACTGCGTATCGGCTATCAGAAGTACGGCACCCTGGTTATCCTGAAAGCCCTCGGCACCCTGGAAAAGCGGCTGGCCGACAAGGGCGTCGCCGTCAAATGGACGGAATTCCCGTTCGGCCCGCCCTTGCTCGAAGCCATCAACGTCGGCAGCATCGACGTCGGGACGGTCGGCGAGTCGCCGCCGATCTTCGCCCAGGCTGCCGGGGCAGACCTGGTCTACATCGGCAACGAGCCGCCTGCAGCGAGCGCGGAAGCGCTGGTGGTGCCCAAGGACTCGCCGGTGAAGAGCGTCGCCGAGTTGAAGGGCAAACGGGTCGCGGTGGCCAAGGGTTCCAACGCCAATTTCCTGCTGGTCAAGGTATTGGAGAACGCCGGCTTCAAGTACTCCGACATCGAGGTTACCTATCTGGCCCCGGCCGACGCCCGCGCCGCCTTCGAGAGCGGCCGGGTCGCGGCTTGGGCGATCTGGGATCCCTTCCTGGCGGCTGCCGAGAAGCAGTTGAACGCCCGCGTGCTGGTCGATGGCAAGGGCGCCGTCGCCAACCACCAGTTCTACCTGTCGGCGCGCGCCTATGCCGAGAAATATCCGGACATCGTGCACATCCTGCTCGATGAGATCGACAAGGTTGACCAGTGGGGCAAGCAAAATCCCGGGGAAGTGGCCAAGTTCATTGCGCCGCTGATCGGCATCGACTTGCCGGTCATCGACCGCGCTGCCCACCGCCTGAGTTACGGCGTCAAGCCGGTCACTCCGGAGGTTCTGGCGGCGCAGCAGAAGATCGCCGACAAGTTCTTCGAGCTGAAGCTGGTGCCCAAGCATGTGCGGGTCGCCGATGCGGCCTGGAACCAGGGCGTCAAGCAGGTCGCCGGAAAATAA
- a CDS encoding TauD/TfdA dioxygenase family protein, giving the protein MSKLENAVPGYKHLIVEPYTPNIGALIHDLDLAKIQDEAVRAELRKALGEYQVLFFRRQQLTPEQQIDVARVFGDPDKTKAFFPRHDSVQSIELIETKPVGHRYGTDQWHADITFSANPPTGTVLYSHIIPAAGGDTLWSSGTAVYDSLPRALQLYLEELEAVHSFEHSGWPNYFAQLENGEEIYRKARADNLPVVHPVVQTHPVTGKKIVYVNPNFTDRIKGLSRQQSDALLTFLFAQFLRPEFQARLRWEANTVAIWDNRATVHYATADYGNQHRLLHRVTFGEDRAF; this is encoded by the coding sequence ATGTCCAAACTTGAAAATGCCGTTCCAGGCTACAAGCATTTGATTGTCGAGCCTTACACGCCGAATATCGGCGCGCTCATTCACGACCTCGACCTCGCCAAAATCCAGGACGAGGCGGTCCGCGCCGAGTTGCGCAAGGCGCTCGGGGAATACCAGGTGCTGTTCTTCCGCCGGCAGCAATTGACGCCGGAACAGCAGATCGACGTGGCGCGTGTCTTCGGCGATCCGGACAAGACCAAGGCCTTCTTCCCGCGGCACGACAGCGTGCAGTCCATCGAACTGATCGAGACCAAGCCGGTGGGCCATCGCTACGGCACCGATCAATGGCATGCCGACATCACCTTCTCGGCCAATCCGCCGACGGGCACCGTCCTTTATTCGCACATCATTCCGGCGGCCGGCGGCGACACGCTGTGGTCCAGCGGCACGGCAGTCTACGATTCGCTGCCGCGTGCGTTGCAGCTCTATCTGGAAGAACTCGAAGCCGTGCATAGCTTCGAGCACAGCGGCTGGCCGAATTACTTTGCCCAATTGGAGAACGGCGAGGAAATCTACCGCAAGGCCCGCGCCGACAATCTGCCGGTGGTGCATCCGGTGGTGCAGACGCATCCGGTGACCGGCAAGAAGATCGTCTATGTGAATCCGAATTTCACCGACCGCATCAAGGGGCTGTCCCGCCAGCAGAGCGATGCCCTGCTGACCTTCCTCTTCGCCCAGTTCCTGCGCCCTGAATTTCAGGCCCGCCTGCGCTGGGAAGCCAACACCGTCGCGATCTGGGACAACCGGGCCACCGTGCACTACGCCACCGCCGACTACGGCAACCAGCACCGTCTGCTGCACCGGGTTACCTTCGGTGAAGACCGCGCTTTCTAA
- a CDS encoding CoA-binding protein, whose product MSDINTLRRVLRESRTLAIVGLSADWFRPSNFAAKYMQAHGYRIIPVNPKYDEILGEKCYPNLAAIPEPVDLVDVFRKPADAPAIAREAVAIGAKALWLQIGVISDGAREIAEDAGLTVVMDRCVKIEYARLFGGLNWFGVNTRLISSRRPTWLPH is encoded by the coding sequence ATGAGCGATATCAACACCCTGCGCCGCGTGCTGCGCGAAAGCCGCACCCTGGCCATCGTCGGCCTTTCCGCCGACTGGTTCCGGCCCTCCAACTTCGCCGCCAAGTACATGCAGGCGCATGGCTACCGGATCATTCCGGTGAACCCCAAGTACGACGAAATCCTCGGTGAGAAGTGCTATCCGAATCTGGCGGCGATTCCCGAGCCGGTCGATCTGGTCGACGTCTTCCGCAAGCCGGCCGACGCCCCGGCGATCGCCCGCGAAGCGGTCGCCATCGGCGCCAAGGCGCTCTGGCTGCAGATCGGCGTGATTAGCGACGGCGCCCGGGAGATTGCCGAAGACGCCGGCCTGACCGTGGTCATGGATCGCTGCGTCAAGATCGAATACGCCCGCCTGTTCGGCGGCCTCAACTGGTTCGGGGTCAATACCCGGCTGATTTCCTCGCGCCGGCCGACCTGGCTGCCCCACTGA
- a CDS encoding O-acetylhomoserine aminocarboxypropyltransferase/cysteine synthase family protein, translating to MADHDYGFDTLCLHAGQIPDAATGSRAVPIYQTTSYVFDSPEHAASLFNLQTFGNVYSRLSNPTVAVLEERIAALEDGRAAVAVGSGMAAQMIALLNICEAGDEIVAARTLYGGTHTQLDVNFRKLGINTIFVDSDDPENFARAITPKTKVLYAETLGNPSLNVLDIEAVARIANQAGLPLFIDNTFASPYLCRPFQWGAAISVHSATKFIGGHGTTMGGVIVESGKFPWDNGKFATMTDPSPGYHGVRFFETFGDFGFTMKCRMEGLRTFGPALSPFNAFLLLQGVETLPLRMERHCSNALAVARFLQDHPKVAWVNYPGLEGNRYYDLAQKYLPKGAGAVLSFGIRGGAAAGQKFIDSVEFLSHLANIGDAKTLVIHPASTTHRQLSEEQQVAAGVPPDLIRLSVGLETLADILWDIDQALSKT from the coding sequence ATGGCTGATCACGATTACGGGTTCGACACCCTCTGCCTGCACGCCGGCCAGATTCCCGATGCCGCCACCGGCAGCCGCGCCGTGCCCATCTACCAGACCACCTCCTACGTCTTCGACAGCCCCGAGCACGCCGCCAGCCTGTTCAACCTGCAGACCTTCGGCAACGTTTATTCGCGGCTCTCCAACCCGACCGTCGCCGTGCTCGAAGAACGCATCGCCGCCCTCGAAGACGGCCGCGCCGCGGTCGCCGTCGGCAGCGGCATGGCGGCCCAGATGATTGCCCTGCTCAACATCTGCGAGGCCGGCGACGAGATCGTCGCGGCACGCACGCTGTATGGCGGCACCCATACCCAGCTCGACGTCAATTTCCGCAAGCTGGGCATCAACACGATCTTCGTCGATTCCGACGACCCGGAAAATTTCGCCCGCGCCATCACGCCGAAAACCAAGGTGCTCTATGCCGAGACCCTGGGCAACCCGTCGCTCAACGTGCTCGACATCGAGGCCGTGGCGAGGATCGCCAACCAGGCCGGCCTGCCGCTGTTCATCGACAACACCTTCGCCAGCCCCTACCTGTGCCGGCCGTTCCAGTGGGGCGCCGCGATCAGCGTGCATTCGGCGACCAAGTTCATCGGCGGCCACGGTACGACGATGGGCGGCGTCATCGTCGAATCCGGCAAGTTCCCCTGGGACAACGGCAAGTTCGCGACGATGACCGATCCCTCGCCGGGCTACCACGGCGTGCGCTTCTTCGAGACTTTCGGCGATTTCGGCTTCACCATGAAATGCCGCATGGAAGGCCTGCGCACCTTCGGCCCGGCGCTCTCCCCGTTCAATGCCTTCCTGCTGCTGCAAGGCGTCGAAACCCTGCCCCTGCGCATGGAACGCCACTGCTCGAACGCCCTGGCCGTCGCCCGCTTCCTGCAAGATCATCCCAAGGTGGCCTGGGTCAATTACCCGGGGCTGGAAGGCAACCGCTACTACGATCTGGCGCAGAAATACCTGCCGAAAGGCGCCGGGGCCGTGCTCAGCTTCGGCATCAGGGGCGGCGCCGCAGCCGGGCAGAAATTCATCGACAGCGTCGAGTTTCTCTCCCACCTGGCCAATATCGGCGACGCCAAGACCCTGGTCATCCACCCGGCGTCGACCACGCACCGGCAGTTGTCCGAAGAACAGCAGGTCGCCGCTGGCGTGCCGCCCGACCTGATCCGCCTCTCGGTCGGCCTGGAAACGCTAGCCGACATCCTCTGGGACATCGACCAGGCCCTGAGCAAGACTTGA
- a CDS encoding EAL domain-containing protein, whose protein sequence is MHGHAAAIQAFGLSNGIQMTPEAVFVLPTDDHEFVYLDRLVRTLHALNYLTRPTRGNLLLQVHARHVLSVPADHGLAFEEILRPCGLFPEQITLEIDTSRIDDTAHLVRAIASYRSRGYGIAVGNFGHSQLDFGLLRELQPDLVKLDPLLLASTRPLRRIIDCLHQLPSKVMIEGEDSRTLKKFATAAEVDLVQAHSPQRRLLHADQPGAGDSLDSIRDAA, encoded by the coding sequence CTGCACGGCCATGCCGCCGCGATCCAGGCCTTCGGCCTGTCCAACGGCATCCAGATGACCCCGGAGGCGGTTTTCGTACTGCCTACCGACGACCACGAATTCGTCTATCTCGACCGCCTGGTGCGCACGCTGCATGCCCTGAACTATCTGACCCGGCCGACCCGCGGCAACCTGCTGCTCCAGGTGCATGCCCGCCACGTACTGAGCGTGCCGGCCGACCACGGCCTGGCCTTCGAGGAGATTTTGCGGCCCTGCGGCCTGTTCCCCGAGCAGATCACGCTGGAAATCGATACCAGCCGCATCGACGATACCGCGCATCTGGTGCGCGCCATCGCCAGCTACCGCTCACGCGGCTACGGCATTGCGGTCGGCAACTTCGGCCACAGCCAGCTCGACTTCGGTCTGCTGCGCGAACTGCAGCCCGATCTGGTCAAACTCGATCCGCTGCTGCTGGCCTCGACGCGGCCGCTACGGAGGATCATCGATTGCCTGCACCAGTTGCCGAGCAAGGTGATGATCGAAGGCGAGGATTCGCGGACTCTGAAGAAGTTTGCCACCGCGGCCGAGGTCGACCTCGTCCAGGCCCATTCCCCGCAGCGTCGCCTGCTACATGCAGACCAGCCGGGCGCTGGAGATTCCCTGGACAGCATCCGGGATGCCGCCTGA